A region from the Peromyscus maniculatus bairdii isolate BWxNUB_F1_BW_parent chromosome 5, HU_Pman_BW_mat_3.1, whole genome shotgun sequence genome encodes:
- the Gprin1 gene encoding LOW QUALITY PROTEIN: G protein-regulated inducer of neurite outgrowth 1 (The sequence of the model RefSeq protein was modified relative to this genomic sequence to represent the inferred CDS: deleted 1 base in 1 codon), with product MVSTEDPAWLQLLQKDSSPPRPFCSPQDGSLGTGGPVMRDCCSSPKAVPASPRHTLDQSLDMDSRHSSSSGAGEGASCSESPAGSLACPSPTCNPPPETVRVHGALISGAAETTLLGKPEPTSSAEAAPTTPENRNLVFLEKMDSNSLKQADSTSTGKEEAGALRKEESMLTGKAEPIICGKGEPGTVGWMDCTPPRKEDSGSLGRVDPMCSSKVDTASPGGEDPGSLRKGEPVSSGKVDPRKEDPAHSRREQPGSTGKGDLISLGKKDMEAPEKADPAPTKQTDPGFSGKLPPGSSSKMELVSSGTVAPGTKKVNPVCLGTVDPAAVGNTETLSSAKEGPSRFLGKIDPASSGEGGSASVRMTETVSAGQPAKTDPTSVNSTGPSGSVDPVSLRNVELVSPVKPELLSSGQAERVSLIKTETLSSGREDLKSSRRVDHTSVTGNMKTSQKGNPESSGKTDPPSSSSGDAKSLGTWGSLSAEKAEAVTEGKGGPRALEKASPTASEKADPLAFSKVGPASQGRAETVPSEEVGATTLGNVVPTASGKLALVSPGKVDLMASERAEGIPEVKAPEKRNPVNSTRDSGNAEPKSGVKVVTQLPDATSPGKVEAPSLQKEQPQVSGKMDPSGKVDPTASVEPVSLGKADSVSPSPRKAESETSAETTPLSLEKAKSSFRQSDGTACSSAQPLGDARSSGALPEPQPSASTSQKDLAAAAAPKSPRAEGTAPPPGPRTRDNFTKAPSWDAGAPPPREDAGTQAGAQACVSVAVSPMSPQDGAGGPAFSFQAASRAPSPSARPPSRRDAGLQVSLGAAETRSVATGPMTPQAAAPPAAPPVFPEVRVRPGSVLAAAMAPQEAAEPVREVSWDEKGMTWEVYGASMEVEVLGMAIQKHLERQIEEHGRQGAPAPPPAVRAGPGRAGSVRTAPTEGAAKRPPGLFRALLQSVRRPRCCSRAGPTAE from the exons ATGGTCAGTACTGAAGATCCAGCCTGGCTCCAGCTGCTTCAGAAGGACTCCAGCCCCCCAAGACCCTTCTGCTCC CCACAGGATGGGAGCCTGGGCACTGGAGGCCCGGTCATGAGGGACTGCTGCTCTTCCCCAAAGGCTGTCCCTGCATCCCCAAGGCACACCCTTGACCAAAGCCTAGACATGGACTCCAGACACAGCAGTTCCAGTGGGGCTGGGGAAGGGGCCTCCTGCTCTGAGAGCCCCGCTGGGAGCTTAGCCTGCCCCTCTCCTACCTGCAACCCTCCCCCAGAGACAGTGAGAGTACATGGAGCCTTGATCTCAGGAGCCGCTGAAACGACTTTGTTAGGAAAGCCAGAGCCCACGTCCTCAGCAGAAGCTGCTCCTACAACCCCGGAGAACAGAAACCTTGTGTTCTTAGAAAAGATGGATTCTAACTCCTTGAAGCAGGCAGATTCTACTTCCACAGGAAAAGAAGAGGCTGGGGCCTTGAGGAAGGAAGAGTCCATGTTGACGGGAAAGGCAGAGCCTATAATCTGTGGAAAGGGGGAGCCTGGGActgttggatggatggattgtACACCTCCGAGGAAGGAGGATTCTGGGTCCTTAGGAAGAGTAGATCCAATGTGCTCCAGCAAGGTGGATACAGCATCTCCAGGAGGGGAAGATCCTGGGTCTTTAAGAAAAGGAGAGCCTGTATCCTCAGGCAAAGTGGATCCCAGAAAGGAGGACCCTGCCCATTCCAGAAGAGAGCAGCCTGGATCTACAGGAAAGGGAGATCTTATATCTTTGGGGAAAAAAGATATGGAAGCCCCGGAAAAAGCAGATCCTGCACCCACAAAACAGACAGATCCTGGGTTCTCAGGAAAGCTACCTCCAGGATCATCAAGCAAGATGGAACTTGTGTCCTCAGGAACAGTGGCTCCTGGGACCAAAAAGGTGAATCCTGTGTGCCTGGGGACGGTGGACCCTGCAGCTGTGGGAAATACAGAAACTTTGTCCTCAGCAAAAGAGGGCCCTTCTCGGTTTCTTGGAAAGATAGACCCGGCGTCCTCAGGAGAGGGTGGGTCTGCGTCTGtgagaatgacagaaacagtatCTGCGGGACAGCCAGCAAAGACAGACCCCACATCTGTGAACAGTACAGGACCTTCAGGCAGTGTGGACCCAGTTTCCTTAAGAAATGTGGAACTTGTCTCCCCAGTGAAACCAGAACTGTTGTCTTCTGGGCAGGCAGAACGTGTGTCATTGATAAAGACAGAAACCCTATCCTCAGGAAGAGAAGACCTCAAGTCCTCCAGAAGAGTGGATCACACATCTGTCACAGGAAACATGAAAACATCTCAAAAAGGGAATCCCGAGTCTTCAGGAAAGACAGACCCCCCATCTTCAAGTTCAGGAGATGCCAAGTCTCTGGGGACATGGGGGTCCCTGTCTGCAGAGAAAGCTGAGGCAGTGACGGAGGGGAAAGGGGGCCCACGGGCCTTGGAGAAGGCAAGTCCCACAGCCTCAGAGAAGGCTGATCCCCTCGCTTTCAGCAAGGTGGGCCCTGCAAGCCAGGGAAGGGCAGAGACTGTTCCCTCTGAAGAAGTGGGCGCCACAACTTTAGGAAACGTAGTCCCAACGGCTTCAGGAAAACTAGCTTTGGTGTCCCCAGGGAAGGTGGATCTCATGGCCTCGGAAAGAGCAGAAGGCATTCCAGAGGTAAAGGCTCCGGAAAAGAGGAATCCTGTGAACTCCACCAGGGACTCAGGGAATGCTGAGCCCAAGTCTGGGGTCAAGGTGGTAACCCAGCTTCCGGATGCCACATCCCCGGGAAAGGTGGAGGCTCCGTCTTTGCAAAAAGAGCAGCCACAAGTGTCTGGGAAGATGGATCCCTCAGGAAAAGTCGACCCCACTGCGTCTGTGGAGCCTGTGTCCCTGGGGAAGGCTGACTCCGTGTCTCCGTCTCCTAGAAAAGCAGAGTCTGAAACCTCGGCAGAGACTACCCCTCTGTCTCTGGAGAAGGCCAAGTCCTCTTTCAGGCAATCAGATGGCACAGCCTGCAGCTCAGCCCAGCCTCTGGGAGATGCCAGGAGCAGCGGGGCcctgccagagccacagcccTCTGCCAGCACCAGCCAGAAAGACCTAGCGGCAGCTGCGGCTCCGAAGAGCCCCCGCGCGGAGGGCACAGCGCCCCCGCCAGGGCCACGGACTCGCGACAACTTCACCAAGGCGCCGTCGTGGGACGCGGGAGCGCCACCGCCCCGCGAGGACGCGGGCACGCAGGCCGGCGCCCAGGCCTGCGTCTCGGTGGCGGTGAGCCCCATGTCTCCGCAGGACGGCGCGGGCGGCCCGGCCTTCAGCTTCCAGGCGGCATCGCGCGCGCCCAGCCCCTCGGCCAGGCCGCCGTCGCGCCGGGACGCGGGCCTGCAGGTGTCGCTGGGAGCCGCCGAGACACGCTCGGTGGCCACCGGCCCCATGACTCCGCAGGCCGCCGCGCCGCCCGCCGCGCCGCCCGTCTTCCCCGAGGTGCGGGTCCGGCCCGGCTCGGTGTTGGCGGCCGCCATGGCACCCCAGGAGGCGGCCGAGCCGGTGCGCGAAGTGAGCTGGGACGAGAAGGGCATGACGTGGGAGGTGTACGGTGCCTCCATGGAAGTGGAGGTGCTGGGCATGGCCATCCAGAAGCATCTGGAGCGCCAGATCGAGGAGCACGGCCGCCAAGGGGCGCCGGCGCCGCCGCCCGCCGTCCGTGCGGGCCCAGGCCGTGCAGGCTCCGTGCGCACCGCCCCTACCGAGGGCGCCGCCAAGCGTCCGCCCGGCCTCTTCCGCGCGCTGCTGCAGAGTGTGCGGCGGCCGCGGTGCTGCTCGCGGGCGGGTCCCACCGCCGAATGA
- the LOC143273538 gene encoding uncharacterized protein LOC143273538, producing MIAVCDHVPECVPHWVCAGWDESMRAAPPPGGGNRPLLHRGAEQSGGQRGWTRGRLPAPRAGAVHRGPAPPRPAPPPPPRSPSPSRSGPWTATPARAPSLPTRAHRLPVPISRSSHSRRADHPGAPGPAGGRTRLRAVPGRLGAPPRACALGALESREGAPRGRARAGRRRPGPGAARPPAAQPGATRVHGRRRHRNPGSSRSANCLGEEISRFPLGRTSGLCPLRPAPGPLSRCCPRSGEWPPWAGRLPESSRQHPPTLWSGGSNRDLGGP from the coding sequence ATGATCGCGGTGTGTGACCACGTCCCGGAGTGTGTCCCACACTGGGTGTGTGCCGGGTGGGATGAATCAATGAGAGCAGCCCCTCCCCCCGGTGGCGGGAATCGCCCCCTCCTGCACCGCGGTGCGGAACAAAGCGGTGGGCAGCGGGGCTGGACGCGGGGCCGCCTGCCCGCACCTCGGGCCGGGGCAGTGCACCGGGGCCCCGCCCCaccgcgccccgccccgccgcccccgccccgcaGCCCGAGCCCCTCGCGGTCAGGACCCTGGACAGCGACCCCAGCCCGCGCGCCCAGCCTCCCCACGCGCGCCCACCGCTTACCGGTGCCGATTTCTCGCAGTTCCCATTCCCGTCGCGCAGACCACCCCGGTGCTCCCGGCCCCGCTGGCGGGCGGACCCGACTCCGCGCTGTCCCTGGTCGGCTGGGCGCCCCGCCCCGGGCATGCGCGCTGGGCGCACTCGAGAGCCGGGAGGGGGCGCCGCGGGGGCGCGCGAGGGCCGGCAGACGCCGCCCGGGCCCGGGGGCCGCGCGCCCACCCGCTGCTCAGCCGGGAGCAACGCGGGTGCACGGGCGGCGGCGGCACCGGAACCCCGGGTCGTCCCGATCTGCCAACTGCCTAGGCGAGGAAATTTCCCGCTTCCCCCTCGGCCGCACTTCCGGCCTCTGCCccctccgccccgcccccggcccttTGTCTCGCTGCTGCCCACGCTCCGGCGAGTGGCCGCCCTGGGCTGGGAGGCTCCCTGAATCCTCCCGGCAGCATCCTCCCACTCTCTGGTCAGG